A window of Primulina huaijiensis isolate GDHJ02 chromosome 9, ASM1229523v2, whole genome shotgun sequence contains these coding sequences:
- the LOC140983859 gene encoding uncharacterized protein, with amino-acid sequence MHAEEADPDTTLLTGMIYIAGVATNALLDSGATHSFISDGFVKFLDVKPTRLDVSYSVTIPSGEKLSTSGMDWLSKNGVTIDFQQKSVRVRPLGEEEFVFEPSGRSNLPRMISCLQARKLILKECQAFLAGIISASAATSQTVAEVSVVRDFPDVFPDDIAGIPPEREVEFSIELMLGNVPISKAPYGLAPAEMKELKQQIQELLDKGFIRPSCSPWGAPGFSSIAVTLTALTKKNAKFVWSADCQKSFDTLKQALITAPILVMPLG; translated from the exons ATGCATGCTGAGGAGGCAgacccagacactacactctTGACag GGATGATCTATATAGCCGGAGTAGCCACAAATGCTCTATTAGATTCTggggctactcattcttttatatcaGACGGCTTTGTGAAATTTTTGGACGTCAAGCCCACCAGGCTCGACGTGAGTTATTCTGTGACCATTCCATCTGGAGAGAAACTGTCTACTTCTG gaatggattggttgtcAAAGAATGGAGTAACAATCGACTTCCAACAAAAATCAGTGAGGGTCAGACCATTAGGTGAAGAGGAGTTTGTGTTCGAGCCAAGTGGACGCAGCAACTTGCCTCGGATGATTTCATGCCTTCAAGCAAGGAAGCTTATACTTAAGGAGTGCCAGGCATTCTTAGCGGGCATTATTTCAGCCTCTGCTGCTACCAGTCAGACAGTAGCAGAGGTCtcagttgtcagagattttcccgaTGTATTCCCTGACGATATCGCGGGTATCCCACCTGAGCgcgaggtggagttttctattgaacttaTGCTAGGTAatgtgccaatctccaaggcaccatATGGATTAGCGCCCGCAGAGATGAAggagctcaaacagcagataCAAGAGCTATTGGATAAAGGATTCATACGCCCTAGTTGctcaccttggggcgcacca GGATTTTCTTCTATTGCAGTGACACTCACCgcattgacgaagaagaatgccaagtttgTATGGAGTGCTGACTGTCAGAAAagctttgacactttgaagcaagctcttataaCAGCGCCAATTTTAGTCATGCCATTAGGGTAA